One genomic window of Luteitalea pratensis includes the following:
- a CDS encoding NupC/NupG family nucleoside CNT transporter, whose protein sequence is MTHAPAPAPARAPWRQADFVVLGALLGGAAIAAGIASVAHAPKVQSLTGLLVLLAIAFCWSSNRAAIDRKTVAWGLSLQIVIALIVLRTTPGREAFAAAGRGINWLLDFGGVGAGFVFGPLGNKAVWPRIMTAALGEEGAQYSVLFAFQVLPTIIFIASLFAILYYLGVMQLVVRGFAMGMRWVMKASGAETLNVAASIFMGQTEAPLTIRPFLAKMTQSELMTVMTSGMAHISGGIMAAYVLFGIEAQHLLTAVIMTAPGTLMMAKIFVPETQVPETMGTVKLDHEKTDVNIIDAAGRGTSEGLMLALNVGAMLISFLALIALLNAILGLVGLSLQQIFGWVFAPIAWSMGVPWRDAPAIGNLLGTRMVLNEFVAYSQLGPMKASLDPRSFTIATFALCGFANFASIGMQVGGIGALAPSRRSDLARLGFRAMMAGTLANFVTATIAGFLL, encoded by the coding sequence GTGACTCATGCACCAGCTCCGGCTCCCGCCCGCGCTCCCTGGCGCCAGGCGGATTTCGTTGTCCTTGGCGCGCTGCTGGGGGGTGCGGCAATCGCGGCGGGCATTGCGTCGGTCGCCCATGCGCCCAAGGTCCAGTCATTGACCGGACTCCTCGTGCTGCTGGCGATCGCGTTCTGCTGGTCGTCCAACCGCGCCGCGATCGACCGCAAGACGGTGGCGTGGGGCCTCAGCCTGCAGATCGTCATCGCGCTCATCGTGTTGCGCACCACGCCAGGGCGCGAGGCCTTCGCGGCCGCCGGCCGCGGCATCAACTGGCTGCTCGACTTCGGCGGCGTCGGGGCCGGTTTCGTGTTCGGCCCGCTCGGCAACAAGGCGGTCTGGCCGCGCATCATGACCGCCGCCCTCGGCGAGGAAGGTGCGCAGTACTCGGTGCTGTTCGCGTTCCAGGTCCTGCCGACGATCATCTTCATCGCCTCGCTGTTCGCGATCCTCTACTACCTCGGGGTGATGCAGCTCGTGGTGCGCGGCTTCGCGATGGGCATGCGCTGGGTGATGAAGGCGAGCGGCGCCGAGACGCTCAATGTCGCCGCGAGCATCTTCATGGGGCAGACCGAGGCGCCGCTGACCATCCGGCCGTTCCTCGCGAAGATGACGCAGTCCGAGCTGATGACGGTGATGACCTCGGGCATGGCCCACATCTCGGGCGGAATCATGGCCGCCTACGTGCTCTTCGGCATCGAGGCCCAGCACCTGCTGACCGCCGTCATCATGACCGCGCCTGGCACGCTGATGATGGCCAAGATTTTCGTGCCAGAAACGCAGGTGCCCGAGACAATGGGCACCGTCAAGCTGGACCACGAGAAGACCGACGTCAACATCATCGACGCGGCCGGACGCGGAACGTCCGAAGGGCTCATGCTCGCGTTGAACGTCGGCGCGATGCTCATCTCGTTCCTGGCGCTGATCGCACTGCTGAACGCGATCCTGGGCCTGGTGGGCCTCAGCCTGCAGCAGATCTTCGGATGGGTCTTCGCGCCGATCGCGTGGAGCATGGGCGTGCCCTGGCGCGACGCGCCGGCGATCGGCAACCTGCTCGGCACGCGCATGGTGCTGAACGAGTTCGTCGCCTACTCGCAGCTCGGGCCGATGAAGGCCAGCCTGGATCCGCGTTCGTTCACCATCGCGACGTTCGCCTTGTGCGGCTTTGCCAACTTCGCGTCGATCGGCATGCAGGTCGGTGGCATCGGCGCGCTCGCGCCGAGCCGTCGCAGCGACCTCGCCCGTCTCGGTTTCCGCGCGATGATGGCCGGCACGCTCGCCAACTTCGTCACCGCCACGATCGCCGGCTTCCTGCTCTAG
- the mprF gene encoding bifunctional lysylphosphatidylglycerol flippase/synthetase MprF, whose amino-acid sequence MSTPLVSEAPGHAVLRRLVQTLPALASLIAFAVALEVLRFEVRNVGWHDLTRALSHTPPARLLAALALTTANYIVLTGYDLLAFRYLGRQLPRARIAATAFVAYAIAHNVGFAALSGASVRYRFYARWGLSAEDLSRIVFSTALTFWVGLCALGGASLLVAPIPVAWAAGAPLLRLAGAVLVGLVIVYLAASAMRQTPLRLAGLTLPMPSATIAGAQLALSSTDWLLAALALYVLLPAGAPPLPSFVSAFLVAILVGMVSHVPGGLGVFEGLMVVLLRPWLPAATLLPVFVVYRVVYYLLPLVLALLGLVCDEAHQRRAHVARAARWLGDATERITPAVLAAFTFLCGLLLLFSGATPAAPGRLGLLHRMLPLGVIETSHFLGSVAGAGLLVIAHGLARRLDAAYYFSTMLISVGTVASLLKGGDVEEATVLLALLAVLSVARPAFDRRAAFFETRFSGAWLAALAGALGASTWLGLFAFKHVEYASDLWWRFELAGDASRFLRGSVGAAIVVLLVGLARLTSPAPHIVEPPSDDDLADAHRVIETQASTQANLVFLRDKAVLFSTRRDGFVMYGVRGHSWVAMGDPVGPASARRDLIRAFLERVDDFGGAPVFYEVGAGGLHHYADFGLAFQKLGEEAHVDLRRFTTAGAHGSKFRQAVRRLEREGGTFRVIPAAEVGAALPELRRVSDDWLARKSAGEKGFSLGFFDGAYLCRFPVAVVERAGVIEAFANLWPGAHHVELSVDLMRFTQHAPKSAMEGLLVHVMLWGQERGYAEFSLGMAPLSGFERSPVASLWQRAGGFVFMHGEGLYGFQGLRAFKEKFEPRWEPRYLAYRGGFGLPRVLADVSALVAGGYRHVFLK is encoded by the coding sequence ATGAGCACGCCGCTGGTGTCCGAAGCGCCTGGTCACGCCGTGCTGCGACGGCTCGTGCAGACGCTCCCGGCATTGGCCAGCCTCATCGCGTTCGCCGTGGCGCTCGAGGTGTTGCGGTTCGAAGTGCGCAACGTCGGCTGGCACGACCTCACCCGTGCCCTGTCGCACACACCGCCAGCACGGCTGCTGGCCGCCCTGGCGCTCACCACTGCCAACTACATTGTACTGACCGGCTACGACCTGCTCGCCTTCCGCTACCTCGGTCGCCAGCTGCCGCGAGCACGCATCGCCGCGACGGCGTTTGTCGCCTACGCGATCGCGCACAACGTCGGCTTTGCCGCGCTGTCGGGTGCGTCGGTCCGATACCGCTTCTACGCGCGCTGGGGCCTGTCGGCCGAGGATCTCTCCCGGATCGTGTTCAGCACCGCGCTGACCTTCTGGGTCGGCCTCTGCGCGCTTGGCGGCGCGAGCCTGCTCGTCGCCCCGATCCCCGTCGCGTGGGCCGCAGGCGCACCGTTGCTGCGGCTGGCTGGCGCGGTACTGGTGGGACTGGTCATCGTCTACCTCGCCGCCAGCGCCATGCGGCAAACACCGCTGCGGCTCGCGGGCCTCACGCTACCAATGCCGTCTGCGACGATCGCCGGCGCCCAGCTGGCGCTCTCCTCCACGGACTGGCTCCTGGCGGCGTTGGCGTTGTACGTGCTCTTGCCCGCCGGGGCACCGCCGTTGCCTTCCTTCGTCAGCGCGTTCCTGGTCGCGATTCTCGTCGGGATGGTGAGCCACGTGCCCGGCGGCCTCGGTGTGTTCGAGGGGCTGATGGTCGTCCTGCTGCGCCCCTGGTTGCCGGCGGCCACGTTGCTGCCAGTCTTTGTCGTCTATCGCGTCGTCTACTACCTGCTGCCGCTGGTCCTCGCGCTGCTCGGCCTGGTGTGCGACGAAGCGCATCAGCGACGCGCGCACGTCGCGCGCGCAGCCCGCTGGCTCGGCGACGCGACCGAACGGATCACCCCTGCGGTCCTTGCGGCGTTCACCTTCCTCTGCGGCCTGCTGCTGCTGTTCTCGGGCGCCACGCCCGCGGCGCCGGGCCGTCTCGGCCTGCTGCACCGCATGCTTCCGCTCGGCGTGATCGAGACCTCGCATTTCCTCGGCAGCGTCGCTGGGGCCGGCCTCCTGGTCATCGCGCATGGCCTGGCCCGTCGGCTCGATGCGGCGTACTACTTCTCGACGATGCTGATCTCGGTCGGGACGGTGGCGTCGCTGCTGAAGGGCGGCGACGTCGAGGAGGCGACGGTGCTGCTCGCCCTGCTCGCAGTGCTGTCGGTGGCTCGGCCGGCATTCGATCGCCGGGCGGCGTTCTTCGAGACACGTTTCTCCGGCGCCTGGCTGGCGGCGCTGGCCGGGGCGCTCGGCGCGTCCACCTGGCTGGGCCTGTTCGCGTTCAAGCACGTGGAGTACGCGTCGGACCTCTGGTGGCGCTTCGAACTCGCGGGCGATGCCTCACGCTTCCTGCGTGGCTCGGTTGGCGCTGCGATCGTCGTGCTACTGGTCGGCCTGGCGCGACTCACGTCGCCGGCGCCACACATCGTCGAGCCACCGAGCGACGACGACCTGGCCGACGCCCACCGTGTCATCGAGACGCAGGCCTCGACGCAGGCCAACCTCGTCTTCCTGCGCGACAAGGCCGTGCTGTTTTCGACGCGTCGGGACGGCTTCGTGATGTACGGCGTGCGCGGCCACTCCTGGGTCGCGATGGGCGATCCTGTCGGCCCCGCGTCGGCGCGGCGCGATCTGATCCGGGCGTTCCTCGAGCGTGTCGACGACTTCGGCGGCGCGCCGGTGTTCTACGAGGTCGGGGCCGGGGGCCTGCACCACTATGCCGATTTCGGCCTTGCCTTCCAGAAGCTCGGAGAGGAGGCGCACGTCGACCTGCGGCGGTTCACGACGGCCGGTGCGCATGGCTCGAAGTTCCGGCAGGCCGTGCGCCGTCTCGAACGCGAAGGCGGGACCTTTCGCGTCATCCCCGCAGCGGAGGTCGGCGCTGCCCTGCCCGAGTTGCGCCGCGTCTCGGACGACTGGCTCGCCCGCAAGTCGGCGGGCGAAAAGGGCTTCTCGCTCGGATTCTTCGACGGGGCCTACCTTTGCCGCTTCCCTGTCGCCGTCGTCGAGCGCGCTGGCGTCATCGAGGCGTTCGCGAACCTGTGGCCGGGCGCACACCATGTGGAACTCTCTGTCGACCTGATGCGGTTCACGCAGCACGCGCCGAAGTCGGCCATGGAGGGGTTGCTCGTCCACGTCATGCTGTGGGGCCAGGAACGCGGCTACGCGGAGTTCTCACTGGGCATGGCGCCGCTCTCGGGGTTCGAGCGTTCGCCGGTCGCATCGTTGTGGCAACGCGCCGGGGGCTTCGTTTTCATGCACGGCGAGGGACTCTATGGCTTCCAGGGGCTGCGTGCCTTCAAGGAGAAGTTCGAGCCGCGGTGGGAGCCGCGTTACCTCGCGTATCGTGGCGGCTTCGGCCTGCCGCGTGTCCTGGCCGACGTCTCGGCCCTGGTTGCCGGCGGCTACCGGCACGTGTTCCTGAAGTAA
- a CDS encoding alpha/beta hydrolase: MSTNPLCTLGSALRVATLALLILASSAAAQVTQVVSLRGHVQTLRVYGTPGHTPIIVSSGDGGWLHLAPHVAALLASKGYFVIGFDARGYLESFTTGGTTLRPTDAPVDFRTLAALASGGTERKPVLVGVSEGAGLSLLAATDPVTRQAVAGVIALGLPDVNELGWRWKDALSYLTHATPAEPTFSTAAIASRLAPAPLAAIHSTHDEFVPLPEVQRILAAAREPKRLWIVPAADHRFSDNLAELDTRLLEALAWVRQQGP; the protein is encoded by the coding sequence ATGTCCACGAACCCGCTCTGCACTCTGGGGTCGGCGTTGCGTGTCGCGACGCTCGCCCTCCTCATCCTCGCCTCGAGCGCCGCTGCGCAGGTGACCCAGGTCGTCTCGCTGCGCGGCCACGTGCAGACACTGCGCGTGTACGGCACGCCCGGCCATACGCCGATCATCGTATCGAGCGGCGACGGTGGCTGGTTGCACCTGGCGCCACACGTCGCGGCATTGCTGGCGTCGAAGGGCTACTTCGTCATCGGCTTCGATGCGCGCGGTTATCTCGAGAGCTTCACGACGGGGGGCACGACCCTACGTCCGACCGACGCGCCAGTGGACTTCCGCACACTGGCGGCCCTCGCGTCCGGAGGCACTGAGCGCAAGCCCGTGCTTGTCGGCGTCTCGGAAGGCGCGGGCCTCTCGCTGCTGGCCGCGACTGATCCGGTGACGCGGCAGGCGGTGGCGGGTGTGATCGCCCTCGGCTTGCCGGACGTCAACGAACTCGGCTGGCGCTGGAAGGATGCCCTCAGCTATCTCACGCATGCGACGCCGGCCGAGCCGACGTTCAGCACCGCGGCCATCGCCTCTCGACTCGCTCCTGCCCCGCTGGCGGCGATCCACTCCACGCACGACGAGTTCGTGCCACTGCCCGAAGTGCAGCGCATCCTCGCGGCCGCGCGGGAGCCGAAGCGTCTGTGGATCGTGCCGGCCGCGGATCATCGCTTCAGCGATAATCTCGCGGAACTCGACACCCGCCTGCTCGAAGCGCTGGCGTGGGTCCGGCAACAGGGACCATGA